The DNA sequence TTACATTGCGTAACGTCAAAAAAATGACGTACCGACTTTTGCTCGGTAAAAAACAAGCCAAACATACCGCAGACGTGTTGTGTTAATAGTGGAATGTTATGTTGTTTTGCGGCTTGTGTAATACCATCAATTAGGCGTTGGGTTTTTTGTGCTAGAACAATAAAAAAGTCAGGTTGCTGTACAATTTGCTTTAATTGTGCCAAACCGGCTGACATTGCTAGTGGATTTCCTGAAAGTGTACCGGCTTGATATACCGGGCCAACTGGGGCAAGAAATTGCATGATATCGCGACGTCCGCCTAATGCTCCAACAGGCAAACCACCACCAATAATTTTACCGAAAGTGGAGAGATCCGGGGTGATGGAATAAAGTTCTTGAGCACCTGCTTTGGCCACGCGAAATCCAGTCATCACTTCATCAAAAATTAATACACTGCCATAACGGGTACATAAAGATTTTAAGTCTGCCAAAAAGCCAGAATCTGGCAGAATGCAATTCATGTTTCCTGGAATAGGTTCAATGATGATGGCGGCAATATCATTTGGATATTGTTTAAAAAGGGCATCAACTTGATCAATGTGATTGAACTCAGCGATCAAGGTATGTGCTGCAATACTTTCTGGCACCCCTGCTGACCCGGGAATGCCGCATGTTAGTACCCCAGAACCTGCTTTTACAAGCAAGCTATCTGAATGCCCGTGATAACAGCCATTAAATTTAATGATTTTATCTCTGCGGGTAAAGCCACGCGCAAGGCGTAAGGCTGTCATGGTGGCTTCTGTGCCAGAATTGACAAAGCGTACTTGTTCTACTGAAGGCACCATGCTGCAAACAAGCTCAGCCAATTCAGTTTCTAAACG is a window from the Gammaproteobacteria bacterium genome containing:
- the hemL gene encoding glutamate-1-semialdehyde 2,1-aminomutase, with protein sequence MNNQTLFQEAQHYIPGGVNSPVRAFKSVGGTPIFIEKAFGSFIFDADDKRYIDYVGSWGPMILGHANLEVIKAVQTAASNGLSYGAPTRLETELAELVCSMVPSVEQVRFVNSGTEATMTALRLARGFTRRDKIIKFNGCYHGHSDSLLVKAGSGVLTCGIPGSAGVPESIAAHTLIAEFNHIDQVDALFKQYPNDIAAIIIEPIPGNMNCILPDSGFLADLKSLCTRYGSVLIFDEVMTGFRVAKAGAQELYSITPDLSTFGKIIGGGLPVGALGGRRDIMQFLAPVGPVYQAGTLSGNPLAMSAGLAQLKQIVQQPDFFIVLAQKTQRLIDGITQAAKQHNIPLLTQHVCGMFGLFFTEQKSVRHFFDVTQCNVARFNQFFHGMLNEGVYLAPSAFEAGFMSMAHTNQIIDETIAAAHRVFGTLALG